One region of Oryzias latipes chromosome 6, ASM223467v1 genomic DNA includes:
- the LOC101167451 gene encoding annexin A2-A, translating into MAMVSEFLGQLSLNETGEIKYPTVVPVVNFDPDKDAARIETAIKTKGVDEQTIIDILTKRTYSQRRDIAFAYERKTKKDMISALKGALSGSLESVILGLMKSTAQFDATEIKGSMKGLGTDEETLIELLCSRSNSELVQIKSVYKDLFKKELHKDVAGDTSGNFAKLLLALVQTKRDEPSSVVDYGKIDEDARALYEAGVKIKGTDVATWISIMSERSVPHLQKVFQKYRSYSPYDMQESIVKEVKGDLQKSFLVLVQCIENKQLYFAKKLNEAMKSSGAKEKIVTRIIVSRCEVDLQKICSEFKSAFGKSLQETIEGHTKGDYQKALLSLCGPAA; encoded by the exons ATGGCAATGGTATCAGAGTTTCTTGGACAGCTGTCACTGAATgag ACTGGAGAAATCAAATATCCGACTGTAGTGCCTGTGGTGAACTTTGATCCAGACAAAGATGCTGCAAGAATTGAAACTGCCATCAAGACAAAAG GCGTGGATGAGCAGACCATCATTGACATCCTCACAAAGCGCACCTATTCCCAGAGAAGAGATATCGCTTTTGCGTATGAGAGGAAGACGAAGAAG GATATGATCTCAGCCCTAAAGGGGGCGCTGTCGGGCTCACTCGAAAGTGTGATCCTTGGACTGATGAAGAGCACAGCCCAGTTTGATGCCACAGAGATCAAAGGGTCAATGAAG GGGTTAGGGACAGATGAAGAAACTCTGATTGAGCTTTTATGCTCAAGGAGCAATTCTGAGCTGGTTCAAATCAAGTCTGTCTACAAAGACT tgTTTAAAAAGGAGCTTCACAAAGACGTTGCAGGCGACACGTCAGGGAACTTTGCCAAACTTCTCCTAGCTCTTGTGCAG ACCAAAAGAGATGAGCCGTCTTCTGTTGTAGACTATGGGAAAATAGATGAAGATGCCAGG GCTCTTTATGAAGCTGGAGTGAAGATAAAGGGAACTGATGTGGCCACATGGATCTCCATTATGTCTGAAAGAAGTGTCCCCCACCTGCAAAAAG TGTTTCAGAAGTACAGGAGCTACAGCCCCTATGACATGCAGGAGAGCATTGTCAAGGAAGTTAAGGGGGATTTGCAGAAGTCCTTCCTAGTGTTAG TTCAGTGCATAGAAAACAAGCAGCTGTACTTTGCCAAAAAACTGAATGAAGCCATGAAG AGTTCAGGAGCCAAGGAAAAGATAGTAACAAGAATTATTGTGTCACGCTGTGAAGTGGACCTGCAAAAGATCTGCTCTGAATTCAAGTCCGCTTTTGGAAAGTCTCTCCAAGAAACTATTGAA GGCCATACCAAAGGTGACTATCAGAAGGCGCTGCTCAGTCTCTGTGGACCGGCTGCATGA
- the rora gene encoding nuclear receptor ROR-alpha isoform X2, which yields MMYFVISAMKAQIEIIPCKICGDKSSGIHYGVITCEGCKGFFRRSQQSNAAYSCPRQKNCLIDRTSRNRCQHCRLQKCLAVGMSRDAVKFGRMSKKQRDSLYAEVQKHRLQQQQRDHQQQPGEAEPLTPSYGLSANGLTELHDDLSGYMDGHTPDGSKPDSAVSSFYLDIQPSPDQSGLDINGIKPEPICDFAPGSGFFPYCSFTNGETSPTVSMAELEHLAQNISKSHMETCQYLREELQQMTWQAFLQEEVESYQSKPREVMWQLCAIKITEAIQYVVEFAKRIDGFMELCQNDQIVLLKAGSLEVVFVRMCRAFDSQNNTVYFDGKYAGPDVFKSLGCDDLISSVFEFGKNLCSMHLSEDEIALFSAFVLMSADRSWLQEKVKVEKLQQKIQLALQHVLQKNHREDGILTKLICKVSTLRALCSRHTEKLTAFKAIYPDIVRAHFPPLYKELFGSDFEQSMPVDG from the exons CTCAAATCGAAATAATTCCCTGCAAGATCTGTGGAGACAAATCATCAGGCATCCATTACGGCGTGATAACATGCGAGGGCTGTAAG GGCTTCTTCAGGAGGAGTCAGCAGAGCAATGCAGCCTACTCGTGCCCCCGCCAGAAGAACTGCTTGATCGACCGCACGAGCCGCAACCGCTGCCAGCACTGCAGGCTGCAGAAGTGTCTGGCAGTGGGAATGTCACGAGACG CGGTCAAATTTGGTCGCATGTCAAAGAAGCAGCGCGACAGCCTGTATGCCGAGGTCCAGAAGCAccggctgcagcagcagcagcgcgaCCACCAACAGCAGCCCGGAGAGGCGGAGCCGCTCACACCAAGCTACGGCCTCTCAGCCAACGGCCTCACAGAGCTCCACGATGACCTGAGCGGCTACATGGACGGCCACACCCCCGACGGCAGCAAGCCCGACTCAGCGGTCAGCAGCTTCTACCTGGACATCCAACCGTCTCCCGACCAGTCAGGCCTGGACATTAACGGCATCAAGCCGGAGCCCATTTGTGATTTTGCCCCTGGCTCTGGCTTCTTTCCTTACTGCTCCTTCACCAACGGCGAGACCTCCCCGACTGTGTCTATGGCTGAACTCG AGCACCTGGCCCAGAACATCTCAAAGTCGCACATGGAGACATGTCAGTACCTGAGAGAGGAGCTGCAGCAAATGACCTGGCAGGCTTTTCTGCAAGAGGAAGTGGAGAGCTACCAGAGCAAG CCGCGGGAAGTCATGTGGCAGCTGTGTGCTATCAAAATAACAGAGGCCATTCAGTACGTGGTGGAGTTTGCCAAGCGCATCGATGGCTTCATGGAGCTGTGTCAGAACGATCAGATAGTGCTGCTGAAAGCAG GCTCTCTGGAAGTTGTGTTTGTCAGAATGTGCCGTGCCTTTGACTCTCAAAACAACACAGTCTATTTCGATGGAAAGTATGCCGGACCTGATGTGTTCAAGTCATTAG GCTGTGACGACTTGATCAGCTCCGTCTTCGAGTTTGGGAAAAACTTGTGTTCTATGCACCTGTCTGAGGATGAGATCGCCCTGTTCTCTGCCTTTGTGTTGATGTCTGCTG ACCGGTCCTGGCTCCAGGAAAAAGTGAAGGTGGAAAAACTCCAGCAGAAGATTCAGCTGGCCCTCCAGCATGTTTTGCagaagaaccacagagaggatgGTATACTTACAAAG TTGATATGCAAAGTGTCGACACTGCGAGCGCTGTGCAGTAGGCATACAGAGAAGCTCACAGCTTTCAAAGCAATATACCCAGACATTGTGCGTGCCCACTTCCCCCCCTTATACAAGGAGCTGTTTGGATCAGACTTTGAGCAGTCCATGCCCGTTGACGGGTAG
- the ice2 gene encoding little elongation complex subunit 2 codes for MELVWDDPPAPDGPFFTRDFYDKYSLAPNIREIWTSLQRPAENSTEKQGSEVSAAEAPSSPTLKDAAEFKGKSCISSQERSWDSADSEASCAVSAEGTPDRDNARKTKGKRKQIEVTAAYPEPRLPFPFLSNLSSKEQRTYVGYLMSKKSRSPPQRLKTKVDNEVMQFMTYLQDVAKICAEDYNFMSPGALQYTEELFMACLEDMKTLPQCYQIHEMTSLTGGMFNPGLALTFEKQLLIMGNVSITDHKIVPADAQLASDYQSVSSGSPPAKKAKDMHAMIMNDGNAEKLCGLYEPHVCLTRDALFRLLDNHGPDFGDQWELPVTVKLSATKVNSQRKIVYIDPPLLKTEIPVRERSLLFHEESLKLSFIKKGSRKVFHLMTERPVEEQQLPPASVSQRSCASLANSGLDFEMDLIDLETFGETTTTKKPPHKETQSEKEERVKTKILPGSPLSQGTKRPSEHPLSPNCSPQKKEVLSDVHPPKTEPCQSDVSEVTKSLGRQSRESVEALDSDEEKLIIDDLGSPAATLKEQDLTSPSPSIAPPAPESVPATAESSSPHKGTRSARQSKRGEACGDQLSEILRMQSAMFKSGCDTAAAKSSRCVEPAVQPHQTSLVKPCVTSYLERQKNDDGETCGSSHKPSVNISTAEHKKILSQDLQACAEDEEDYEAPAEGNVFYKLYSLQELLLLVRSSVSLTHSRHCGSSQNQFVPVHVLPKLEFQLCHGVECLTSSEACQLWTESLLHSNTVSYIAHINALTSKVALLRKLPDDWKHKMSCWFKPSKSLNILHHLLKKLTGLQEGQYMVAHKAGEPFVTILKATKGGPHNLQQVHNGVPQPPSSGHMPWIPVDPAVVLPFHHNHGRVPCTFPPKPLQQTSKGGAYSQKNNQNKQGNKNNKSGQKKRKKKRNLFMGKLLKKSV; via the exons ATGGAGCTAGTGTG GGACGACCCCCCAGCGCCTGATGGTCCTTTCTTTACCAGAGATTTCTACGACAAATATTCCCTTGCACCTAATATTAGAGAAATCTGGACTTCTCTCCAGAG GCCTGCAGAGAATTCCACCGAAAAACAAGGGTCTGAAGTCAGCGCTGCAGAAGCCCCCAGCTCCCCAACCCTAAAAGATGCCGCAGAGTTTAAAGGCAAAAGTTGCATCAGCAGCCAAGAGCGCTCCTGGGACAGCGCTGATAGTGAGGCTTCATGTGCAGTCAGTGCTGAGGGCACTCCAGACAGGGACAATGCAAGAAAGACGAAAGGGAAGCGGAAGCAGATTGAGGTCACGGCTGCATATCCTGAACCCAGACTGCCCTTTCCCTTTCTGTCCAACCTTTCCAGCAAAGAACAACGCACTTATGTCGGCTATTTGATGAGTAAGAAAAGCAGGAGTCCTCCACAG AGGTTAAAAACCAAAGTGGATAATGAAGTAATGCAGTTCATGACGTACCTACAAGATGTGGCAAAAATATGCGCTGAAGACTACAACTTCATGTCACCAGGAGCTTTGCAGTACACAGAG GAATTGTTTATGGCCTGTTTAGAAGACATGAAGACGCTTCCTCAGTGTTACCAGATCCATGAGATGACCAGTTTAACGGGGGGAATGTTCAATCCAGGGCTGGCACTGACCTTCGAAAAGCAGCTGCTGATTATG GGCAATGTGAGCATTACAGACCACAAGATAGTGCCTGCTGATGCGCAGCTTGCATCGGATTATCAGAGTGTTTCATCAGGGAGTCCTCCAGCTAAAAAGGCTAAGGACATGCATGCT ATGATCATGAATGATGGGAACGCAGAAAAGCTCTGTGGTTTGTACGAGCCGCATGTTTGCCTGACTCGTGATGCCTTGTTTAGGCTGCTGGACAATCACGGCCCTGATTTTGGGGACCAGTGGGAACTGCCTGTTACGGTAAAGCTATCCGCAACAAAAG tCAATAGTCAGAGGAAAATTGTGTACATAGACCcccctcttctgaaaacagagaTCCCGGTCAGAGAGAGAAGTCTGCTCTTCCACGAGGAAAGTTTGAAACTATCcttcataaaaaaaggaagtcGGAAAGTTTTCCACCTGATGACGGAGCGTCCTGTGGAGGAACAGCAGCTCCCACCG GCCAGTGTCTCTCAGAGAAGTTGTGCGTCTTTGGCAAACAGTGGGCTTGACTTTGAGATGGACCTCATTGATCTGGAGACATTTGGAGAAACGACAACCACTAAGAAACCCCCGCACAAGGAGACGCAGAGTGAAAAGGAGGAGCGGGTTAAGACGAAAATCCTTCCAGGTTCCCCACTTTCACAAGGGACTAAAAGGCCCAGTGAACATCCGCTAAGTCCCAACTGCAGTCCACAAAAAAAGGAGGTTTTGTCAGATGTTCACCCCCCCAAGACAGAGCCATGTCAGTCTGATGTTAGTGAGGTAACAAAGAGTCTAGGGAGACAAAGCAGAGAAAGTGTAGAAGCTCTGGACTCGGATGAGGAGAAGCTGATCATCGACGACTTGGGTTCTCCAGCAGCCACACTTAAAGAACAGGATCTTACGTCCCCAAGCCCCTCTATAGCCCCCCCAGCTCCTGAGTCTGTTCCAGCTACTGCAGAGTCTTCATCCCCTCATAAAGGGACAAGAAGTGCACGACAGTCCAAAAGAGGGGAGGCCTGCGGGGATCAGCTGAGCGAGATCCTTCGCATGCAGTCAGCCATGTTCAAATCTGGCTGTGACACAGCAGCTGCCAAGTCCAGCAGATGTGTGGAGCCCGCCGTTCAGCCTCATCAGACGTCTCTGGTCAAACCCTGCGTCACGTCTTACTTGGAACGACAGAAAAACGATGACGGCGAGACGTGCGGCTCTTCACACAAACCCTCAGTCAACATCAGCACCGCAGAGCACAAAA AAATACTTTCACAAGACCTCCAGGCCTGtgctgaagatgaagaagacTACGAAGCTCCAGCGGAGGGAAACGTGTTCTACAAGCTGTACAgtctgcaggagctgctgctgctggtgcgCAGCTCCGTGTCCCTGACCCACAGCCGGCACTGCGGCAGCAGCCAAAACCAG TTTGTGCCAGTGCACGTCCTACCAAAGCTGGAGTTCCAGCTGTGTCACGGCGTGGAGTGTCTAACCAGCAGTGAGGCCTGCCAGCTGTGGACCGAGTCGTTGCTTCACTCCAACACTGTGTCATACATTG CTCACATCAACGCGCTCACATCTAAGGTGGCACTGCTGAGAAAACTCCCTgatgactggaaacacaaaatgTCCTGCTGGTTCAA ACCTTCCAAGTCACTCAACATACTGCACCACCTTTTGAAAAAACTAACAGG GTTGCAGGAGGGGCAATACATGGTGGCACACAAAGCAGGGGAACCTTTTGTGACCATACTGAAGGCGACTAAAGGGGGACCGCACAACCTGCAGCAGGTGCATAATGGTGTTCCTCAACCTCCTTCCTCTGGCCACATGCCGTGGATACCTGTGGACCCGGCTGTGGTCCTGCCCTTTCACCACAATCATGGCCGAGTCCCCTGCACCTTTCCACCAAAGCCCCTCCAACAG ACATCTAAAGGTGGAGCGTACAGCCAGAAAAACAACCAGAACAAACAGGGCAACAAGAACAACAAGTCCGGTCAAAAGAAACGCAAAAAAAAGCGCAACTTATTTATGGGGAAGTTACTTAAGAAGTCTGTTTAG